The following are encoded in a window of Rhizobium sp. WYJ-E13 genomic DNA:
- a CDS encoding methyl-accepting chemotaxis protein has product MKSLSAEIISQSQNATPRSMRVVTDGISTDLERFSTDNTSIVKQIKLLAINALIEAARAGETGKGFAVVANEVQRLAQIATEITNKFESNVLGRIGLSRAMADSLVTEMEGVRLTDLAQTLVQLIVRNLFERTADVRWWATDPALWQALQEPDKDSVAFAAERLGTINRFYTVYLDLVMTDLSGRVIASANPTFQRKISGSSLAADPWFRAAANCASGDDYIVDQVKPSPLHDQRHALVYATGIREGGKVDGKLLGTLGVYFDWQNQGQAIVEKEANLPPQLAEKTTVMLLDGASRVIASTNPAMLFTHFALANQSGQPKGSYYDNNGSIVAFARTLGYEDYDGLGWYGVVIQQTESDAEIKAALNLK; this is encoded by the coding sequence ATGAAGTCGCTCAGCGCAGAGATCATATCCCAGTCGCAGAACGCAACGCCCCGCTCGATGCGTGTCGTCACCGACGGCATCAGCACGGATCTGGAGCGTTTCAGCACCGACAACACCAGCATCGTCAAGCAGATCAAACTGCTTGCCATCAACGCGCTGATCGAGGCGGCCCGCGCCGGTGAAACCGGCAAGGGCTTTGCCGTCGTCGCCAACGAAGTGCAGCGGCTGGCGCAGATCGCCACCGAGATCACCAACAAGTTCGAGAGCAATGTGCTGGGACGCATCGGTCTCAGCCGTGCGATGGCTGATTCGCTCGTCACCGAGATGGAAGGCGTGCGGCTGACCGATCTCGCGCAGACGCTGGTCCAGCTCATCGTGCGCAACCTTTTCGAGCGCACCGCCGACGTGCGCTGGTGGGCGACGGATCCGGCGCTCTGGCAGGCATTGCAGGAGCCGGACAAGGACAGCGTCGCCTTCGCTGCCGAACGGCTCGGCACCATCAACCGCTTCTATACCGTCTATCTCGATCTCGTGATGACCGATCTCTCCGGCCGGGTGATCGCATCGGCCAATCCGACCTTCCAGCGCAAGATATCAGGTTCGTCGCTTGCCGCCGACCCCTGGTTCCGGGCCGCAGCGAACTGCGCATCCGGCGACGACTATATCGTCGACCAGGTGAAGCCGAGCCCGCTTCACGACCAGCGGCATGCACTCGTCTACGCCACCGGCATCCGCGAAGGCGGCAAGGTCGATGGCAAGCTCCTCGGCACGCTCGGCGTCTATTTCGACTGGCAGAACCAGGGTCAAGCAATCGTTGAGAAGGAAGCCAACCTGCCGCCGCAGCTTGCGGAAAAGACCACGGTCATGCTGCTAGACGGCGCAAGCCGGGTGATTGCCAGCACCAATCCGGCCATGCTCTTCACCCATTTCGCGCTTGCCAACCAGAGCGGCCAGCCGAAAGGCAGCTATTACGACAATAACGGCTCGATCGTCGCCTTTGCCCGCACGCTCGGCTACGAGGATTATGACGGGCTCGGCTGGTATGGCGTCGTCATCCAGCAGACGGAAAGCGATGCCGAGATCAAGGCGGCACTCAATCTCAAATAG
- a CDS encoding DMT family transporter translates to MESVLRNPMRGIALKVSSVVVFLAMQTFIKLAGSDIPPGQVTFCRSFFALFPIMAYLGYRHQLRSAFYTANPVGHLKRGTLGIISMGLGFYGLLHLPLPEVIALGYATPLVAVIFAAVFLGETVRVYRWSAVCFGIIGVAIISWPKLTLFREGGMAAEQAVGALCVLLSAVLGGMAMIQVRRLVEEEKTATIVLYFSITASLFSLVTVPFGWLLLGWSSALFLVAAGFCGGVAQILLTESYRHADVSTIAPFEYSSILLGGIVAYYVFDDVPSSTMLFGTVIVVAAGIFIIYREHQLGLERREARKAGAPQS, encoded by the coding sequence ATGGAATCGGTTCTCAGAAACCCGATGAGAGGCATTGCGCTGAAAGTCTCGTCGGTCGTGGTCTTCCTGGCCATGCAGACATTCATCAAGCTGGCCGGGTCGGATATCCCACCGGGGCAGGTGACCTTCTGCCGCTCCTTCTTCGCGCTCTTTCCGATCATGGCCTATCTCGGCTACCGGCATCAACTGCGCTCCGCCTTCTATACCGCCAATCCTGTCGGCCATCTGAAGCGCGGCACGCTCGGCATCATCTCGATGGGGCTCGGCTTCTACGGGCTTCTGCATCTGCCGCTCCCCGAAGTGATCGCACTCGGTTACGCGACGCCGCTCGTCGCCGTCATTTTCGCAGCCGTCTTCCTGGGCGAGACGGTGCGCGTCTATCGCTGGAGCGCCGTCTGCTTCGGCATTATCGGTGTTGCCATCATTTCCTGGCCGAAGCTCACGCTGTTTCGGGAAGGCGGCATGGCGGCCGAACAGGCGGTCGGCGCGCTTTGCGTGCTGCTGTCGGCCGTGCTCGGCGGCATGGCGATGATCCAGGTGCGCCGCCTCGTCGAGGAGGAGAAGACGGCGACGATCGTGCTCTATTTCTCGATCACGGCTTCGCTCTTCTCCCTGGTGACCGTGCCGTTCGGCTGGCTGCTGCTCGGCTGGTCATCGGCTCTCTTCCTGGTCGCCGCCGGTTTCTGCGGCGGTGTCGCGCAGATCCTGCTCACCGAGAGCTACCGGCACGCGGACGTTTCCACCATCGCCCCCTTCGAATACAGCTCGATCCTGCTTGGCGGCATCGTCGCCTATTATGTCTTCGACGACGTTCCGAGCAGTACGATGCTTTTCGGCACCGTCATCGTCGTCGCCGCCGGCATCTTCATCATCTACCGCGAGCATCAGCTTGGCCTCGAACGCCGCGAAGCACGAAAAGCCGGCGCACCGCAGTCCTGA
- a CDS encoding uracil-DNA glycosylase family protein yields the protein MISANDLTPAELAALLHFHAEAGVDWLLEDEAVDRFAEFEAMKAARRAAAPAQPERLAQSQSEAPSRPAAPQQRAAPPAPASRPQPAIPDGEAVQQARFAAESARSLSELKTALEAFNGCNLKNSARSTIFASGDPASGIMVIGPAPGADDEREGAAFAGRQGQLLDRMLASIGLDRSAILLTQIIPWRPPGNRMPSAAETEICRPFIERQIALAEPRAILLLGNYTARFFFGENDTIHGLRGRWKEIAVADQVIPAIASLHPQDLLTAPVNKRLAWSDLLAFQARLKELSLLTN from the coding sequence ATGATTTCCGCCAACGACCTGACACCGGCCGAACTTGCCGCACTTCTGCATTTCCATGCGGAAGCGGGCGTGGATTGGCTGCTGGAGGACGAGGCGGTCGACCGGTTCGCCGAATTCGAGGCGATGAAGGCGGCACGCCGCGCGGCAGCACCCGCGCAGCCGGAAAGACTGGCACAATCGCAAAGTGAGGCGCCCTCGCGCCCGGCCGCCCCGCAGCAACGTGCAGCACCTCCCGCCCCTGCCTCGCGCCCGCAGCCGGCTATCCCCGACGGCGAAGCGGTGCAGCAGGCGCGGTTTGCAGCCGAGAGCGCACGTTCGCTTTCAGAATTGAAAACGGCGCTGGAAGCCTTCAACGGCTGCAACCTGAAGAACAGCGCCCGCTCGACCATCTTCGCGAGCGGCGATCCGGCCAGCGGCATCATGGTGATCGGTCCGGCGCCGGGTGCCGATGACGAGCGCGAGGGCGCGGCCTTTGCCGGTCGTCAGGGCCAGTTGCTGGACCGGATGCTGGCCTCGATCGGCCTCGATCGATCAGCCATTCTCCTGACGCAGATCATTCCCTGGCGTCCGCCGGGCAACCGCATGCCGTCGGCGGCCGAAACGGAGATCTGCCGTCCCTTCATCGAGCGGCAGATCGCGCTCGCCGAGCCGCGTGCCATTCTGCTGCTCGGCAATTACACGGCGCGCTTCTTCTTCGGCGAGAACGACACGATTCACGGGCTTCGCGGCCGGTGGAAGGAGATCGCTGTCGCAGATCAGGTCATTCCGGCCATCGCCAGCCTGCATCCGCAGGACCTGTTAACCGCGCCCGTCAATAAGCGGTTGGCCTGGAGCGATCTACTGGCCTTCCAGGCTAGACTTAAAGAGCTTTCCCTGCTTACAAATTAG
- a CDS encoding Hsp70 family protein, giving the protein MAQALGLDFGTTNTVLALADGGADTHSISLTSSAGTADSMRTALSFMKDAQLGASALKVEAGHAAIQQFIDNPGDCRFLQSIKTFAASALFQGTIIFGKRQSFEDLMEIFIRRLRHYAGENWPADVTRIIAGRPVHFAGASPDPALAVQRYNEALTRFGFPEIHYVYEPVAAAFYFAQNLKSDATVLVADFGGGTTDYSLIRFETKAGKLTATPIGHSGVGVAGDHFDARMIDNIVAPQIGKGSHFKSFDKILEVPSNYYASFSRWNQLSIFKTTREFEDLKRLVRTALEPEKLEIFIDLIDHDEGYPLYQAVSATKMALSAAEEAPFDFAPLGRAGHRTIKRSDFESWIVDDLARIEGALDEVLEKTNMDASGIDKVFLTGGTSFVPAVRRIFTERFDSHKIESGGELLSIAHGLALIGERDDIDQWTVQ; this is encoded by the coding sequence ATGGCACAGGCGCTCGGGCTTGACTTCGGCACGACCAATACTGTTCTGGCGCTTGCAGATGGCGGCGCCGATACTCATTCCATATCGCTGACCAGCAGCGCCGGCACGGCCGACAGCATGCGCACCGCGCTCTCCTTCATGAAGGACGCGCAGCTCGGCGCTTCGGCGCTGAAGGTGGAGGCCGGCCATGCGGCGATCCAGCAGTTCATCGACAATCCCGGCGACTGCCGCTTCCTGCAGTCGATCAAGACCTTTGCGGCAAGCGCCCTCTTCCAGGGCACGATCATCTTCGGCAAGCGGCAGAGCTTCGAAGACCTGATGGAGATCTTCATCCGCCGCCTGCGCCACTACGCCGGCGAGAACTGGCCTGCGGACGTTACCCGCATCATTGCCGGCCGTCCGGTGCATTTTGCCGGCGCCAGTCCGGATCCGGCGCTTGCCGTGCAGCGCTACAACGAGGCGCTGACACGCTTCGGCTTTCCGGAAATTCACTATGTCTACGAGCCGGTGGCGGCCGCTTTCTACTTCGCGCAGAACCTGAAGTCCGATGCGACCGTGCTCGTCGCCGACTTCGGCGGCGGCACGACGGACTATTCGCTGATCCGCTTCGAAACCAAGGCCGGCAAGCTGACGGCAACGCCGATCGGCCATTCGGGTGTCGGTGTCGCCGGCGATCATTTCGACGCGCGCATGATCGACAACATCGTTGCGCCTCAGATCGGCAAAGGGAGTCATTTCAAGAGCTTCGACAAGATCCTTGAGGTTCCCTCGAACTATTACGCGAGCTTCAGCCGCTGGAACCAGCTGTCGATCTTCAAGACCACAAGGGAATTCGAGGATCTGAAGAGGCTGGTGCGCACGGCGCTGGAGCCGGAGAAGCTGGAAATCTTCATCGATCTCATCGACCATGACGAGGGCTATCCGCTCTATCAGGCAGTCTCGGCAACGAAGATGGCACTTTCCGCCGCCGAGGAAGCCCCCTTCGACTTCGCTCCGCTTGGCCGGGCCGGCCACCGAACGATCAAGCGCAGCGATTTCGAAAGCTGGATCGTCGATGACCTTGCCCGTATCGAGGGCGCACTCGACGAGGTGCTGGAGAAGACCAACATGGATGCATCCGGCATCGACAAGGTGTTCCTGACGGGCGGCACATCTTTCGTGCCGGCCGTGCGGCGCATCTTCACCGAGCGCTTCGACAGCCACAAGATCGAGAGCGGCGGCGAACTGCTCTCCATCGCTCACGGTCTGGCGTTGATCGGCGAACGCGACGACATCGACCAATGGACCGTACAATAG
- a CDS encoding LysR family transcriptional regulator translates to MVRPYLPLNSLRAFEAAARHLSFTRAAIELCVTQAAVSHQVKLLEQRLGVSLFRRLPRGLMITEEGLALLPALQDSFDRMADMLERFEGGHVREVLKLGAVGTLAVGWLLPRLADFREQYPFIDLRLSTNNNRVDIAAEGLDYTIKFGNGAWHDIEAEALFEAPLSVLCVHSIARQLSSPEDVAHQTLLRSYRADEWPGWFETAGVTSPPIRGMVFDSSVLMIEAALQGAGVALAPPLMFSRQLAAGELEQPFPIWISKGSYWLTRLQSRSVTPAMEMFRKWVGKMAEETRAQLGN, encoded by the coding sequence ATGGTTCGACCATATTTGCCGCTGAATTCGCTGCGCGCCTTCGAGGCGGCGGCGCGGCATCTTTCCTTTACCCGTGCGGCCATCGAACTCTGCGTCACACAGGCTGCTGTCAGCCATCAGGTGAAGCTTCTGGAACAGCGGCTCGGCGTCAGCCTGTTTCGTCGCCTGCCGCGCGGGCTGATGATCACGGAGGAAGGGCTGGCGCTCTTGCCGGCGCTGCAGGATTCCTTCGACCGCATGGCCGATATGCTGGAGCGGTTCGAGGGCGGGCATGTGCGCGAAGTGCTGAAGCTCGGCGCCGTCGGCACGCTCGCCGTCGGCTGGCTCCTGCCGCGGCTTGCCGATTTCCGCGAGCAATATCCCTTCATCGATCTCAGGCTTTCGACCAACAACAACCGCGTCGATATTGCCGCCGAGGGTCTCGACTATACGATCAAATTCGGCAACGGCGCCTGGCACGATATAGAGGCCGAAGCCCTCTTCGAAGCGCCGCTCTCGGTGCTCTGCGTTCACTCGATCGCCCGCCAGCTCTCCTCCCCCGAAGACGTCGCCCATCAGACGCTGCTGCGCTCCTACCGTGCCGACGAATGGCCGGGCTGGTTCGAAACGGCAGGAGTTACCTCCCCACCAATCCGCGGCATGGTCTTCGATTCCTCCGTGCTGATGATCGAGGCGGCGCTGCAGGGCGCGGGCGTGGCACTGGCGCCGCCCTTGATGTTCTCTCGCCAGCTTGCGGCAGGCGAGTTGGAACAGCCCTTCCCGATCTGGATTTCCAAGGGCAGCTACTGGCTGACGCGGCTGCAATCGCGCTCCGTCACGCCCGCCATGGAGATGTTCCGCAAGTGGGTCGGCAAGATGGCCGAGGAGACGCGGGCGCAGCTCGGAAACTAG
- the blaOXA gene encoding class D beta-lactamase, whose protein sequence is MAFERHLLLAFSISITAISMGVSPADAADPIRCTVIIDEKTGETIYRQGNCDQGFYPQSTFKLPLAMMGYDSGILVDEHNPLWPYDPKLKRSKREQKDTDPTIWERDSIVWFSQELTRKLGKRAFADYVKRFGYGNQDVLGGPGNTDGLTEAWLMSSLKISAEDQVRFLRRFRTGSLPISVRARQMTEAIVPRFQATDGWDIQGKTGAGWLRNAAGKTNYERPLGWFVGWATKGDRRLIFARLYIANHRYADNPISFETRDTLIADFPKLVEGR, encoded by the coding sequence GTGGCTTTCGAAAGACATCTTCTTCTGGCATTTTCTATAAGTATTACAGCAATTTCCATGGGTGTATCGCCGGCCGATGCCGCCGATCCGATCCGCTGCACCGTCATCATCGATGAGAAGACCGGCGAGACGATTTACCGTCAGGGCAATTGTGATCAGGGCTTCTATCCGCAATCGACCTTCAAACTGCCTTTGGCCATGATGGGCTATGATTCCGGCATTTTGGTCGATGAGCACAATCCGCTCTGGCCATACGATCCGAAGCTCAAGCGTTCGAAGCGTGAGCAGAAGGATACCGACCCGACCATCTGGGAGCGGGATTCCATCGTCTGGTTCTCGCAGGAACTGACCCGCAAGCTTGGCAAGCGCGCCTTTGCCGATTACGTCAAGCGCTTCGGATACGGCAATCAGGATGTCTTGGGCGGGCCTGGCAATACGGATGGCCTCACCGAAGCCTGGCTGATGTCGTCACTGAAGATCTCGGCCGAGGATCAGGTACGGTTCCTCCGCCGCTTCCGCACCGGCAGCCTGCCGATCTCGGTGCGAGCGCGGCAGATGACGGAGGCGATCGTCCCACGGTTTCAGGCGACTGACGGCTGGGATATCCAAGGCAAGACCGGCGCCGGCTGGCTGCGCAATGCAGCCGGCAAGACCAATTACGAACGGCCGCTCGGCTGGTTTGTCGGCTGGGCGACGAAGGGCGACCGGCGGCTCATCTTCGCGAGGCTCTACATCGCCAATCATCGCTATGCCGACAATCCCATCAGCTTCGAGACGCGGGATACGCTGATCGCGGATTTCCCAAAGCTGGTCGAGGGTCGCTGA
- a CDS encoding efflux RND transporter permease subunit, giving the protein MIPNFCIQRPVATTLLAIGVILAGLAGYRLVPVAALPQVDFPTINVSAQLSGASPQTMATSVATPLIKQFETIPGISEISASSSLGNTSIVLQFDLNRDIDAAAADVQAAISHATRQLPDNMTTPPSYRKTNPADAPVMLLSVQSNTMPRSKLDEIAEDIISPSLSTLPGVAQVSVFGAQTYAVRVEVDPNKLLTRNIGIDTVNKALAAANSQQPVGTLQNNSQAMTITANTQRTNAEQFRSLVIANPNGAPIHLGDIADVQDSVENQYTGSWYDGQRGIILAIQRQPDANTVDVVDAINAKLPQLHAEIPPSVNTVVMNDAAKPIRDAIADVKFTLLLTIGLVVLVIYLFTGHATATIIPGLAVPLSLISTFGMMYVLGYSIDNISLLGLTLAVGLVVDDAIVMLENILRHVEEGMPVREAAIKGAGEVSYTIISMSVSLIAVFIPILLMGGVVGRVFNEFGMVVAIAIIASAIVSLTVTPMLGSLLSSNHGRPPLLIRIFDAGFERTLRGYDNAVGWCLRHRPFILGVFLASVALTVYFFMTLPTSFFPQEDIGRLTISTQARQDISYSAMEALQQQAAAVVKANPAVNHVMSTIGGNPNKPQNNGSMFVELKDKDQREPLDQTLRELRTAINKIPGLQAFVTPNQSLRFGGRQTASQYQLVIQALNADQTNLWAGKIQQAMRADRLFTDVTSDAQNNALQASIVIDTERAAAYGIDNDTLRTTLQESFSGFAAAEIQSTGDSYDVIVEYDTSKPWDDQKLSEIRVASSNGSLVPLSNFAHVERTVGPVTINQTGQLVSTTVSFNLPEGVSLSDATARIEQIKKDLDMPADVFTSYGGTAEIFQQSQGNTPYLILAAVLTIYVVLGVLYESFIHPLTILSGLPAAAFGALLALKIMGFDLSIIALIGLLMLIGIVKKNAIMMIDVAVETMRTTGEKATAAIHEACVRRFRPIMMTTFCALLGALPIALGTGASSELRQPLGIAVVGGLIVSQLLTLFITPVIFVEMDRFGNFLHRLLSRRETEAHVAEEPRAIAAE; this is encoded by the coding sequence TTGATCCCGAATTTCTGTATCCAGCGCCCCGTCGCAACGACGCTGCTTGCGATCGGCGTCATTCTGGCCGGTCTTGCGGGCTACCGGCTCGTGCCGGTGGCGGCGCTGCCGCAGGTCGATTTTCCGACCATCAACGTTTCGGCGCAGTTGAGCGGCGCCTCGCCGCAGACCATGGCGACTTCGGTCGCGACACCGCTGATCAAGCAGTTCGAGACAATCCCCGGCATCAGCGAGATCAGCGCGTCGAGTTCGCTCGGCAACACCAGCATCGTGCTGCAATTCGACCTCAACCGCGATATCGATGCGGCCGCCGCCGACGTGCAGGCGGCCATTTCGCATGCGACACGGCAATTGCCCGATAACATGACGACACCGCCGAGCTACCGCAAGACGAACCCGGCCGACGCGCCGGTCATGCTGCTTTCGGTGCAGAGCAACACCATGCCGCGCAGCAAGCTCGACGAGATCGCCGAAGACATCATCTCGCCGTCGCTGTCGACGCTTCCGGGTGTTGCCCAGGTCAGTGTCTTCGGTGCGCAGACCTATGCCGTGCGCGTCGAGGTCGATCCCAACAAGCTTTTGACCCGCAACATCGGCATCGACACCGTCAACAAGGCGCTTGCCGCCGCCAACAGCCAGCAGCCGGTCGGCACCCTGCAGAACAATTCGCAGGCCATGACGATCACGGCGAACACGCAACGCACCAATGCCGAGCAGTTCCGCTCGCTCGTCATCGCCAATCCGAACGGCGCGCCGATCCATCTCGGCGATATTGCCGATGTCCAGGACAGCGTCGAGAACCAGTATACGGGCAGCTGGTATGACGGCCAGCGCGGCATCATCCTCGCCATCCAGCGCCAGCCGGATGCCAACACGGTCGACGTCGTCGACGCGATCAACGCCAAGCTGCCGCAGCTCCACGCCGAAATACCGCCCTCGGTCAACACGGTCGTCATGAACGATGCCGCAAAGCCGATTCGCGATGCCATCGCCGACGTGAAGTTCACTCTGCTCCTGACGATCGGCCTCGTCGTTCTCGTCATCTACCTCTTCACCGGCCATGCGACCGCAACGATCATTCCGGGGCTTGCCGTTCCGCTGTCGCTGATCTCGACCTTCGGCATGATGTATGTGCTGGGCTACAGCATCGACAACATCTCGCTGCTCGGCCTCACGCTCGCGGTGGGTCTCGTCGTCGACGACGCGATCGTCATGCTCGAAAACATCCTGCGCCATGTCGAGGAAGGGATGCCGGTGCGGGAAGCGGCGATCAAGGGTGCGGGCGAAGTCAGCTACACCATCATCTCCATGTCGGTGTCGCTGATCGCAGTCTTCATCCCGATCCTGTTGATGGGCGGTGTCGTCGGCCGGGTGTTCAACGAATTCGGCATGGTTGTTGCAATCGCCATCATCGCTTCAGCGATCGTTTCGCTGACGGTGACGCCGATGCTCGGCTCGCTCCTGTCCAGCAACCACGGCCGTCCGCCACTCCTCATCCGCATCTTCGATGCCGGTTTCGAGCGGACGCTGCGCGGTTATGACAATGCGGTCGGCTGGTGCCTTCGCCATCGCCCCTTCATTCTCGGAGTCTTCCTCGCGTCCGTCGCGCTGACCGTCTATTTCTTCATGACGCTGCCGACGAGCTTCTTCCCACAGGAAGATATCGGCCGCCTGACGATCAGCACGCAGGCGCGACAGGATATTTCCTACTCGGCGATGGAGGCCCTGCAGCAGCAGGCCGCGGCCGTCGTCAAGGCGAACCCGGCCGTCAACCATGTGATGTCGACCATCGGCGGCAACCCCAACAAGCCACAGAACAACGGCTCGATGTTCGTCGAACTGAAAGACAAGGATCAGCGTGAACCGCTTGACCAGACACTGCGCGAGCTGCGCACTGCGATCAACAAGATCCCCGGCCTGCAGGCCTTCGTAACCCCGAACCAGAGCCTGCGCTTCGGCGGCCGCCAGACCGCCAGCCAGTATCAGCTGGTCATACAGGCGCTGAACGCCGACCAGACCAACCTGTGGGCCGGCAAGATCCAGCAGGCGATGCGCGCCGACCGGCTATTCACGGACGTGACCTCGGATGCGCAGAACAATGCTCTTCAGGCCAGTATCGTCATCGATACCGAGCGGGCAGCCGCCTACGGGATCGACAATGATACGCTGCGCACGACGCTGCAGGAATCCTTCAGCGGCTTTGCGGCTGCGGAAATCCAGTCGACCGGCGACAGCTACGACGTCATCGTCGAATATGACACGAGCAAGCCATGGGATGACCAGAAACTCTCTGAGATCCGCGTCGCCTCTTCCAATGGCAGCCTGGTGCCGCTGTCGAACTTCGCGCATGTCGAGCGCACGGTCGGACCCGTCACCATCAACCAGACGGGCCAGCTCGTCTCGACCACCGTGTCCTTCAACCTGCCGGAAGGCGTATCGCTCAGCGACGCGACGGCGAGGATCGAGCAGATCAAGAAGGACCTTGACATGCCGGCCGACGTCTTCACGTCCTATGGCGGTACGGCAGAGATCTTCCAGCAATCGCAGGGCAATACGCCCTACCTGATCCTTGCGGCGGTGCTGACAATCTATGTCGTGCTCGGCGTGCTCTATGAGAGCTTCATCCACCCGCTGACTATCCTCTCCGGCCTGCCGGCCGCCGCCTTCGGTGCGCTGCTGGCGTTGAAGATCATGGGCTTTGATCTCTCGATCATCGCGCTCATCGGCCTGCTGATGCTGATCGGGATCGTCAAGAAGAACGCGATCATGATGATCGACGTGGCGGTGGAGACGATGCGAACGACGGGCGAGAAGGCAACGGCAGCGATCCACGAAGCCTGCGTGCGGCGCTTCCGCCCGATCATGATGACGACCTTCTGCGCCCTGCTCGGCGCCCTGCCGATCGCGCTCGGCACAGGTGCGAGCTCGGAACTGCGCCAGCCGCTCGGCATCGCCGTCGTCGGCGGCCTCATCGTCTCGCAGCTTCTGACACTGTTCATCACGCCTGTCATCTTCGTCGAGATGGACCGCTTCGGCAATTTCCTCCACCGCCTGCTCAGCCGCAGGGAGACGGAAGCGCACGTGGCAGAGGAGCCGCGGGCGATCGCCGCTGAGTAA
- a CDS encoding efflux RND transporter periplasmic adaptor subunit encodes MKKFWITVSIAALAAVGVWQFGDRIPYASDIPYLSQFIKKPEGTRNGGHQQAQSDQAQSGGQSGGQQGGGRRRGATGPTMVKTVAAVKATLPMDVTATGWADAEDNTTIAAQEQGLVVSIEAQDGATVKEGDLIAKLDDRTAKAAVDKDNAMIVRDAATLAESETALTRAQDLFNQKAGTQQSLDQARAARDTAAATVEADKATLASDQVILEHTDIRAPFDGRLGDIALSKGAFVNAGAAIVTIAKYDPIYVKFHLQERYLRVLKKALAAGPVEVSTAPDSTKGQVRKGEISFYDNTVDTASGTILAKAKFENASGALWPGQSVNIVVHFNNDEQQVVVPTVAVSPGPDGFFAFVAKDGKSHLTPVTVARANGGFTAIASGIAEGDHVVVEGQGQLSDQQAVSEQFDDKTLNVASAEAPRQQQQAETIAVGTEH; translated from the coding sequence ATGAAGAAATTTTGGATCACCGTCAGTATTGCAGCCTTGGCCGCCGTTGGCGTCTGGCAGTTCGGGGACAGAATCCCCTATGCCTCTGATATCCCCTACCTGTCGCAGTTCATCAAGAAGCCTGAGGGCACCCGCAATGGCGGCCATCAGCAGGCACAAAGCGATCAGGCCCAGAGTGGTGGGCAGAGCGGTGGCCAGCAGGGTGGCGGACGGCGGCGCGGCGCGACAGGCCCGACCATGGTCAAGACCGTGGCGGCCGTAAAGGCGACGCTGCCGATGGATGTGACGGCGACCGGCTGGGCCGATGCCGAGGACAATACGACGATCGCCGCGCAGGAACAGGGCCTCGTCGTCAGCATCGAGGCTCAGGACGGTGCGACGGTCAAGGAAGGCGATCTGATCGCCAAGCTGGACGACCGGACGGCCAAAGCCGCCGTCGACAAGGACAATGCGATGATCGTGCGTGATGCGGCAACGCTCGCAGAATCCGAGACGGCGCTGACAAGGGCGCAGGACCTCTTCAACCAGAAGGCCGGCACCCAGCAGAGCCTCGATCAGGCGAGAGCCGCCCGCGATACCGCCGCCGCGACCGTCGAAGCCGACAAGGCCACGCTCGCCTCCGACCAGGTCATCCTCGAGCATACCGATATTCGTGCGCCCTTCGACGGCAGGCTTGGCGATATCGCTCTCAGCAAGGGTGCCTTCGTCAATGCCGGTGCGGCCATCGTCACCATCGCCAAATACGATCCGATCTATGTGAAGTTCCACCTGCAGGAGCGCTACCTGCGTGTGCTGAAGAAGGCGCTGGCCGCCGGCCCGGTCGAGGTCAGCACGGCGCCCGATTCCACCAAGGGGCAAGTGCGCAAAGGCGAGATCAGCTTCTACGACAATACGGTCGATACGGCATCGGGCACGATCCTCGCCAAGGCGAAGTTCGAGAACGCCTCCGGCGCTCTGTGGCCCGGCCAGTCGGTCAATATCGTCGTGCATTTCAACAATGACGAGCAGCAGGTGGTCGTGCCGACGGTTGCCGTCAGCCCTGGTCCCGACGGCTTCTTCGCCTTCGTTGCCAAAGATGGCAAATCGCACCTGACGCCGGTGACCGTCGCCCGCGCCAATGGCGGATTCACCGCCATTGCGTCCGGCATCGCGGAAGGCGACCATGTGGTTGTCGAAGGCCAGGGCCAACTCAGCGACCAGCAGGCGGTCAGCGAACAGTTCGACGACAAGACGCTCAATGTCGCCTCCGCCGAGGCGCCTCGGCAACAGCAGCAGGCCGAAACGATCGCGGTGGGGACTGAGCATTGA